DNA sequence from the Plodia interpunctella isolate USDA-ARS_2022_Savannah chromosome 12, ilPloInte3.2, whole genome shotgun sequence genome:
TCAAGATGGCGACACATGTTCTCATTGTGGTTTTATTGTTGAAGGTGGTGTGTGCGAGTGATTTAGAACGAGAGGGCAGAGATGGTTTTATTGATAGGTTGAGCGGAGGGATGAAGCTTGCCTCGGACTTTTTAGGTAAGTTTGTAGATAGAAATACAACACCAAATAAAGTCTAGAATTCTTGAGTTTGAGACCCAGTCGTGGTATCAGTGAGTGTGAGGTATCTAGTAAAATGTTTCTGgctaataaaacattattgagCTATGGGAGCTTTCAGCTCATAGATATTTCTGTCCTACATTTAGGCTTAGTGCAAGTGTCAAGTACACGAACTATAAGTAGTTTAGTATGGCTGATGACTAgatgtttttaaattcacGTCTCGATTCTTATTcaatagaaaaacatattattaaaaaaactgtaaatcaAATTCCAAAATACGAAAATTTATCAGCTTCAGAATCCATCGCATCAAAGGTAGCAGAGTTCGTGGTTCGCGCATTCCAGGCCAACACAAACACACAACCGACACCAAGTCCAACATCAAACAGACGTCGACCAGGCTTCAATGAAGCTTACCAAGATGCTAGCGCTGAGAACTTTGCAGAGGAAATCAGACCTAATTACCAGGTCAATGAGGCTCCAAGTCCGATGACGCCGTTGAAGTACTTAGTGAAGCTGATTGGATTGCAGCCTAATCAAATAAGCGCGGTGGCTGTCAATGCGCTAGTTTTTGTTGCACAAATGGTAAGTTGGTATACTAATTGCACGAATTTATAACttccatagataaaaaagctaaaagatttatttccaaaacacATGTAAAAGATATCCTTATCGATTTGATTGAACATCTCTAACTAGAGACTTCTAAGTAGAAGTCTTCTAGATACTAATCACTAAGAATGATGGTGTTTCTTATTTCAGATATCAACATTCCTCGCCGGACCTCGTCCGTCTAAGCCATATCGTTCTGAAATCCCTACAGCTTGGATATTAAACAAGAACTCCAGAAGCCTACAAGACTTGATATCAAGGGCCAAGAATGAATCCATTTTACAAGAAATAGACGAAGCAATCAAACAGCAGGGAGAAGAGACCAGTTGTATAAGACTTTTAGTATGTAAGATTACTCCCTTTGTTCATAAAATGCAGAATGCTGTATTTGGAAAGGAGAATAGCACAGATTTGAGGGGATTGCGCGGATCTGATGTCATGTACCGCCATCTACCGACAGCGGAGGAAATCAGAGAAAGTGGCGACTCATGTGAGCAGAAACATAAGGAGTGTGATCTCAATGAGTGATATTCTAACTGTAGAAAGTTACAATAAATGGTGAAAcatctaaataaattcttttaaaaaaacagtatTAACTGCAGCGTTATTCGAAGTCTACTTTTCATGCAATTCATACTTAGCAAgatttaatatgattttgataCCATCCAATGTGGAACATTTTTTCTGTGATTGCTCCGCTTCAGAAATGGTAACAACTCGATAAGGTATATTTAGAAGAAGAagagtatttatataataatcaagATATCTGAACCACGgcatgttaaataaaagcttgtaaatatatattaatatagaatgataataaaattgatttcacAAGATTAACGAAGTGATTTACGTTTGTCAGTTgctatagtttattattataattttaactttaacataCGCAGTAATATAGTTTTCAAGCCAGATTGATAGACGTTACTTACATAAGGGGTTATTGACCGAGCCTgcaaacaattataaaatgtctGTACTTATGTCTGTTACGTCTCATGACCCCCGCAGACTGCTTGATGAGGACACGCGTTTAATTTGAAAGTTGTATGTTGGTACTGACCTGAGCTCAAGCCGATTTTAGGACTACTCAAAATGATCTCTCTCATTGAGCGTTGTCCCGGCTTCTTCCCCAGCCGTTGGGCGTTGGAGACCAGAgtctgctttcctactttaAAGAATGCTGTGCTCCTTGACGTGTCCGTCCACGGCAAACCTTTGTGCAGTTTAGTTCATAAGGTGTGAGTATATATATGAGGTGTGAGAATATAACGTGCAAAtccaaattttgttttaaagattATATTACAGGTGAATCAACTAACTTAAGGAATTATAGTTTTAGACGTTACATGTAGCCATCAAGTcaattcaaatgtatttttttccaaatgaCATTAACAACAATTAGGTATACGGGGCTTGTATTGCTATTGAAATAGCAACtccttattaatatatttccttCTACGTATAGGACAGTgggcacaagtgacgtcacttTTCTTGGAATCAAAGCGTTCAAATATGAATCAATAAATGAAAtctcaaaaataatacattaaataatataagatatAAGCAGTAAATGATCCGAGATCAATACGCTACCGCGGGCAGAGATGCGAGCAACAAATAGTAATACATATGCAGTatcattattgtatattaCTGCCTTCTCATTGcccacaaataaaatagacgATGACCCTCATAAAGCATATCACGGCACAAAGAGTCATATCAACGGACTGATGCACATCAATCTACTAAATTCATTCCAATATCGCCTCTGTTGCCACTGAATAGAGGTCCTTGCAAGCTAACTCGAGGTGCAGACCGTACCCAATATCAAAACCAGTTGCTAGTTTATGGAGGATATTGTAAATGACCAAGTCCTAGAGAAAGTGATCAGGTAAATGACCCCTACCCGAATACCACTCCCTGGATGTaagtaaatttgaattaaataaattaggtactcTTGTAACTGCCACTGCGGTTAACtactatgtttaaaatatgtatttactattgatataatttaggtatctatatgtaggtaccttattttgttactatagtaacataaatgtttacatttataaatcgTAATCGTGCAGCTGCCccagcaataaaattaatgaattactAACAAAATGTTAAGTGAAATTGTTACTAACTTTTAGGATCGAAGTTATCTGAATaaacagttattattattattattaattattatttggtctgaaaataaatgattattattattgtaataaaaaatatagttacaaaatcatatttgttcgtgatttattcaaaaacatttttacacatttaatacttatttctgataaaattacacaatgcatttattaagaaattagacCGTCACAGGGAAATTTtcacgttaaattttaaataataactatttgaGAAATAGTCTATAAATTAACCTATAGAGCATTtatcaaaaagctacaaactactagcatttcgaaacgaccatTTCTTTTTCTCTGTAAGCATAAACTAagaactttttatatattttttttcacaattagaaatgtaaataaagttcATGCAAATATTTACTGGCCACCCGTTAacttaaataagaaattgaaaattagaAAGACTACAACCTAAAGACCATATAgtttaatcataaatatacagCAGCTTAGTATTTATTCTAACCATTGCCAATACACTATACAAAAACCATTGCCATTAGACAGATGAAAAGACTTTTAAAGAAATCCAGTAATGAAACGCATGCTCATACAAATGATCTCGACGCACGCGCACCGCCGTGCGGGATTTCCACAAAACTTTCGAAcataatttcacattttataaacaggctgtttattttgtactttatgtacttatttaataagttcggtaaagtttttaaaattgcacTTATTTATGAAGCTCTCGGTTTTGCACAGGGTcaacttattttcaaaattgatgtacctacttaatcattacatattataaaaagaagtcctcCTGTCGATCTTCACCAATACCTAAATcgtgtgattcccgaggaaaGTTTacgtacataatttattgtggttttactcgagcgaagccgggactggcTGTTAGTAAATATTACAGTATTACATCTGAAACCGTGAAAACCTTTGAAATTGGCATGAATAACAggtatatacgagtatgtggTCTATAAGCTTGTTagcaatacaataattttcttttttattgatatgtgCTATTCAATAGGTAGTCATAAATAACAAGCGAAAaagcgtaataaaaaaaagcataaCAAATTTGCATATAGTGtctttaattattgtttaagtattatttgaaGTTATCCGTAATCACAACTCAAAGTCATATGTTGTGTGCATTTGTGTAGTGGATAACGTTACTTTCTTTAGTTCACACGCAAATTCCTGATAAAAATTAACGAACTATAATTTATAGCAAGTACATAAATTCAGGAGAATATTATCGGAAATTGGTTGGTCAGGTTAAAGTGCCGGGGTTTATAGTTTGATAGATgtctaaattgattttaaatatcaaagtttggataaaataaataaatgtgtatgtaagacaaatcacacagattgagttggccccaaagtacgagacttgtgttaacatatacgtatacatatatagataaacatccaagacccaggtcaatctgaaaagctttttttccatcttgacctgaccaaACCAGGGATCGGTTATGGATGTGTGTAGTTATTAGCTATtcgttacttatttataaataaatagtttgtaaaccaatctgattcatgtcaAGTAAATATGGTGGTCttcatcacttgcttccggtgaaggaataTACTTATTGCGAAGAAATCTGTGCACAACTTATTTATAACCAAGAGAAAACCGTTCTGGGTGGAGTTTGATAATTGAACATtggctatttattttatccaaaaTTTCTAAGGGATAACGTGGTGGAGAGCCCTGGCTCACAGCCCTGGGTCGAAGCcagtaatttacaattttttttgttgtagatGCTACAAAATACGACGCTCTCTCGTTTCGATCCATCGGATCACGTTATCAATAATTCTTATTACGCGGCAATAAGAAGTACAATTGAAAAACTTGTAATTTAATGTTAGTAGAAGCGAGCCCCAGGTCATTGCGCTGCGTGCATCCATCATCTATCTCATGAGCGTCATAACTCACACGCGAACACCCAAACTAATGTCAATAACCAATTATGTAACCTTGTAGTGATGCAATAATTAGATAATGTTGATGTTGGTGAGTGGGGTTACGCAATATTGGTGCGAAAGTTCGTCGCGACCTCATATGTATTATACttgcataaaaacaaagaaactcaaataataataataataataataatgtttattgccATAAAAGATTACATGTTACAGATTATTTGTATCGAAACACGTAAGAATCTAAACAAGCAAGAGAACATGCAAATCCGATTGTTATTAACAAAGGTTCCCACACTAGGCTTAGCCTGTCTCGTGGATAACCTTATAATTAGAATTCACAACAAGAGTTAATGCGGACTAAAACGAACGCGATGACAAGTTTGGCATATTAAAATAGCATGCAATACAAATTTacgagaaaaataatatttacaagataCTTTTTATGAAAGCTTCAGTGGTGATGTAGGACCAATTTAACAACtcggttttaattttaattttactaactCACCCAGTTTTAATCAAAGGTTTTAAgctgtaatataattttggcgCGCAAGTAATAACACAACGACGGACAAATCCACAAATAAACTACAAATTTGTTCGTTACTACAAGTTCAGTAATGATCTGTCGAATCAAATCAAaccattttatttgctttaataGGGTAGGTACAATATCCACATAATGGTTTAGAACAAGCCTATTAAGCCGTTGTCAACAGCATGCaagtgttaaatatatttttttaaaaattataaaatgacatcagattaaaataagataaaataaaatgtcaaatgtTTAGGTAAACCAATGTAGACGTCGTCAGACGATATCTAGAGTTTCCCTAACCGAGAATCGCCAACAAATAActatgtaacaaaaatttttgattgttttacACAGTATGCGGTACAAACGCAGAAATTTCTTCAATGATTTCATGAGATATTTAGAACAAAGATCGTTCGAACACGAAAATATTTAGGATACGAGATAATTTGGCTCTTGGTGTCAGAAGAACTGAAACGCGACGGAGTTTCTCTCGTTAGCACATGGCATGGGAAAGGGCCGAGAATCGTCAACACAAATGATTATCACATTCGACCATTGCAGCTCGGTCTACTTTGtggtaaaaataaagtcataaGTTAACACTCCGGATTGGCCTAGATCGACGACTtgttttgaattaatattaaatagtttaaacGGCAGAAAGCtaatgaaaatcaaatttattatatatactagcggcccgtgccggcttcgctcgggtaaaatataaaacatatataataaattatacactatctattggtgaaaaccgcaagaaaatctgtgcggtagtttttgagtttgtcgcgAACAGATAGAGGCGGCAGAGGAGCTTTATAATATgagtgttttataatatgtaagaactAGGTTTATACGTCATGTAATTGAGAAGATTGACGGCCGTCAGCCGGTCTTAAAATCACAATTGagttaacaatatttaaagatCTATTTTTTGGATCTAATTTTCAGGGCGTCTCAACCTGGAACACGTGACAACGAGGGAGAGGCAACGTtaatcgaaatttaaaaaatagataaggtaagtaccattttttttcaatttcgatCAACCGAACAAATtaaatgtaccaaatttaaatactatatctgataatataaagatttctaaacgtgtaaaacaaaaataccgCAATAAActctgttatttttatatgccaGTCACAATTTAATCCACTCGGAAAGTAGCATTAACATAATACAgaataacataaaacaaagcGGTAACGTGTTTGTCACGGGCTCTCGCGGCATGAATGGTGGTcgaatgaataaaatgaaaatcctAGAGAAaactttctttataatttgtcACCCAATATTAGGGTGTTGTTGATGTAGAAACTGCTACCAATACTCgtctaaaagttaattaaaagtttaactaaaatttgaaataaaaacgaattggttttaaattctttcattttaacatttactaATGTATTGAGATctcttgaaaatttaattagttattttggGATAATAAACTagtgtagcgggagctaggtgattatgctcgaccgccacaaagggaagatcttcccgccaggctaggtgttgcgccttatttatgcttccaatcgaaaacgcactgtctgcgcggtctaggctttttagctgtccatagtgaatcgaccgtcgtgccatctgtccgtagtgtcctggatcacttgtgtggcttgttattagttgcgtttggtcggctttttacatctgcgccgttgtgcatgtggcgtggtagatgtcgccacactAGCATGCAAAAAATAGAAGTGTGTCTACACTCTAGTTCTAGTTATATTCTCTATAGTATCAGTTGTCAGGTTAATATagatgccatcaaaaacatgctgtaaaaaaaagtCTCGCAGTTCTAAGCTCAAGTTAAAAAGCTCagtttctaccgtaaaaagttgtgagatccatgtaataccaagtggattaatttattgagtccctacttaagggaccttctgtcttaattgttattacgcaagttatcatatcaatattaaaaatcttttaggtttttcgaaattggcctaaattgcttcgagaaaaggatggtatTCTCTATACTATCAATTGTCAGGTAAATATAGATAGGCGACGTGCTGGAACctctttttttacttataatttaagccaacttataatatttcttgtagttaaatttaatttaaaaatatatatatagatgtcACATAAATCACGCCATATCCATACTttagttaatttgtttcattGGTCAGTCGGTGAAAGTGGTCGcggaaaaaaatcaaaaagaaaCAGAAACAAGATAATGAGTGGGAATTCTTGTGAGCTCTTGTCTCTTGAAACgagataattatatacttaaaataataagaaattacGATATCTACTTTTTTTAGgctatccatactaatattatgtcaGTCACGCTTTCAGGGCTAAACCGTTgggctgattttgataaaatttggattagatatagttaatggtACGGGGTCAAACATAAGCTACCGCAAACGGAGCTGCAGGGAACTAGTAACTAAACAGATTTATCATGACTGAACGAGAAACTAGTTAAGCCAAGCGAGAagcta
Encoded proteins:
- the LOC128674043 gene encoding uncharacterized protein LOC128674043; the protein is MATHVLIVVLLLKVVCASDLEREGRDGFIDRLSGGMKLASDFLASESIASKVAEFVVRAFQANTNTQPTPSPTSNRRRPGFNEAYQDASAENFAEEIRPNYQVNEAPSPMTPLKYLVKLIGLQPNQISAVAVNALVFVAQMISTFLAGPRPSKPYRSEIPTAWILNKNSRSLQDLISRAKNESILQEIDEAIKQQGEETSCIRLLVCKITPFVHKMQNAVFGKENSTDLRGLRGSDVMYRHLPTAEEIRESGDSCEQKHKECDLNE